The Lacrimispora xylanolytica genome has a segment encoding these proteins:
- a CDS encoding DUF1015 domain-containing protein, with translation MAIVKPFQCVRPDEASAHLVAALPYDVYNRKEACEITAANPKSFLNIDRPETQFSDDVDTYDSRVYEKARELLNAWVSDGTLLKDNREAYYIYELVMNGRSQTGIVACSSIDDYAQGIIKKHENTREEKELDRICHVDRTDAQTGPIFLAYRSKKAINEIVERVTATKPLYDFTAEDGVSHKIWQVSDAETVSEIEQAFQGVPSTYIADGHHRAASAVKVGLKRRDENPGYTGEEPFNFFLSVLFPDEQLMIMPYNRVVKDLNGLSEEGYLKQVEEAFVVEAVGDDAYSPDTKGSFGMYLNKKWYRLTIKDSFISKDPVKGLDVSLLQDHLLNPVLGVKDPRIDKRIDFIGGIRGLKELEKRCGEDMTVAFSMYPTSIEELFQVADAGLLMPPKSTWFEPKLRSGLFIHPLTAF, from the coding sequence ATGGCCATTGTAAAACCATTTCAATGTGTAAGGCCGGATGAAGCGAGTGCTCATCTGGTGGCAGCTCTTCCTTACGATGTATATAACCGGAAAGAGGCGTGTGAAATTACAGCCGCAAATCCGAAGTCATTTCTTAATATCGACAGACCGGAAACCCAGTTTTCCGATGATGTGGATACGTATGACAGCCGGGTTTATGAAAAGGCCAGAGAGCTTTTAAATGCCTGGGTTTCTGACGGAACTTTATTAAAGGATAACAGGGAAGCTTACTATATTTATGAGCTTGTCATGAACGGAAGGAGCCAGACCGGAATCGTGGCCTGCTCCTCCATTGATGATTATGCACAGGGTATCATTAAAAAGCATGAGAATACAAGGGAAGAAAAGGAACTGGACCGGATTTGCCACGTAGACCGGACCGATGCCCAGACTGGCCCTATCTTCCTTGCTTACCGCTCAAAGAAAGCCATAAATGAAATCGTGGAGCGTGTCACTGCCACAAAGCCGCTCTATGATTTTACCGCAGAGGATGGAGTCAGCCATAAGATATGGCAGGTTTCTGATGCGGAGACCGTTTCAGAGATTGAACAGGCATTTCAGGGTGTTCCATCTACCTATATCGCAGACGGACACCATAGAGCAGCCTCTGCTGTGAAGGTAGGATTAAAGAGAAGAGATGAAAATCCAGGCTATACAGGAGAGGAACCATTTAACTTTTTCCTTTCTGTTCTTTTTCCTGATGAACAGCTTATGATTATGCCTTATAACCGTGTGGTAAAGGATTTAAACGGGCTTTCTGAGGAGGGGTATTTAAAGCAGGTGGAGGAAGCTTTTGTTGTGGAAGCTGTAGGAGATGATGCTTACTCACCGGATACCAAGGGAAGCTTTGGTATGTATTTAAATAAGAAGTGGTACCGTCTTACCATCAAGGATTCCTTCATATCAAAGGATCCGGTAAAAGGTCTTGATGTGTCTCTTCTTCAGGATCATCTGTTAAATCCGGTTCTTGGTGTGAAAGACCCAAGAATTGATAAGCGGATTGATTTCATTGGAGGAATCCGGGGACTGAAGGAGTTGGAAAAACGTTGCGGAGAAGATATGACCGTGGCATTTTCCATGTACCCTACTTCTATTGAGGAATTGTTCCAGGTAGCGGATGCAGGACTATTAATGCCTCCGAAATCTACCTGGTTTGAGCCGAAGCTACGGAGTGGGTTGTTTATTCATCCTTTGACTGCATTTTAA
- a CDS encoding phosphoglycerate dehydrogenase, with translation MKKMIHCLNEISPCGTALLTEEYTLTKDIKEAQGVLVRSASMHEMELPEGLLAIARAGAGVNNIPLDACAAEGIVVFNTPGANANGVKELVIAGLLLASRDITGGIDWCKANAEDENIAKSAEKAKKAFAGCEIKGKKLGVVGLGAIGAEVANACSSLGMEVYGYDPFLSVNAAWGLSRNIRHITSLDTIYKECDYITVHVPLIDSTKGMINKAAFDIMKDGVVILNFARDILVNEEDMKTALESGKVKKYVTDFPNATSAHLEGAIVIPHLGASTEESEDNCAKMAVEEIMDYIDNGNIRNSVNFPACDMGICRAESRIAVLHLNIPNMIGQITGTLAAGDVNITDMTNKSREKYAYTLIDLEKTPDAMSIQKLNAIKGVLRVRVIK, from the coding sequence ATGAAGAAAATGATTCATTGTTTAAATGAGATATCCCCCTGCGGAACTGCATTACTGACAGAGGAATATACATTAACTAAGGATATAAAGGAAGCACAGGGGGTATTGGTCCGCAGCGCTTCCATGCATGAGATGGAGCTGCCGGAAGGTCTTTTAGCCATCGCCAGAGCCGGAGCAGGTGTAAACAACATTCCCCTAGATGCCTGTGCAGCTGAGGGGATCGTGGTATTTAACACACCAGGTGCCAATGCAAACGGAGTAAAGGAGCTGGTAATCGCCGGCTTACTCCTGGCTTCCCGTGATATTACAGGAGGTATTGACTGGTGTAAGGCAAACGCAGAGGATGAGAACATTGCAAAATCTGCGGAAAAGGCAAAAAAAGCATTTGCAGGCTGTGAGATTAAGGGTAAAAAGCTGGGTGTCGTTGGCCTTGGTGCCATTGGTGCGGAAGTTGCCAATGCCTGTTCTTCCCTTGGTATGGAGGTTTATGGATACGATCCCTTCCTTTCTGTTAATGCGGCATGGGGACTTTCCAGAAACATCAGACATATCACTTCCTTAGATACCATTTACAAAGAGTGCGATTACATTACAGTTCACGTTCCCCTCATTGATTCCACCAAAGGAATGATTAATAAAGCAGCCTTTGATATCATGAAGGACGGTGTGGTCATCTTAAACTTTGCCAGAGACATTCTGGTAAATGAAGAGGATATGAAGACAGCCTTAGAGTCTGGTAAAGTAAAGAAATACGTTACCGATTTCCCAAATGCAACCTCCGCCCATTTAGAGGGAGCCATCGTGATTCCTCACTTAGGTGCTTCTACAGAAGAATCTGAGGATAACTGTGCAAAGATGGCAGTGGAAGAGATCATGGATTACATTGATAACGGTAACATCCGCAATTCTGTTAATTTCCCTGCCTGTGACATGGGAATCTGCAGAGCGGAGAGCCGTATTGCAGTTCTTCATCTGAACATTCCAAACATGATCGGACAGATTACAGGAACACTTGCAGCTGGTGATGTAAATATTACGGATATGACAAATAAGAGCCGTGAAAAATATGCATACACCCTAATTGACTTAGAAAAAACACCGGATGCCATGAGCATTCAGAAGTTAAATGCCATTAAGGGCGTTTTACGGGTGCGGGTGATCAAATAA